The DNA segment TGGATATTCTAGAACTCAACTAAAGAATATATAGTCGATCAACTTTCGTATTTTTAGACGATCTATTGCCAGATATAAGACTTCAGATGTCACTTGTTGGTCTTGataaagtgtcgatcgataccaaTTATAGATTGTTGATCAATACACCTTTcatcccgtcgatcgatgcaactaCTGAGTTGTCGATCACATTCCTTCTAGCAAGCTTTACCGTACGGGTTTGGCTTGTTCACTAGGTTAAACTAAATCAGCTGTCTCTtgtttctagcaatcatagCACAATGTAAACTAGATCAGAAAAATGACCATGCTTTCGCTTGCGCCCTAATATCTATAGACaaggttctagttagctactctagaacacaAGCATTAAAGAACAATTCAATTGATTGATATCATAACACTTagcaattctatattttggACTAATCTCTCATAAATATATGAACTCTAAATCTAACAAAGAGAACTATTCAGACAttgctaagcaattcataacaacacAATAGTAAAACTGCATAAAATAGATAAGAATAGAAAAACTTAGAGtttcaatcacaaatctctgaaAGAGTCTTGGATCTTTTCTCCAAACCTAAAACTCTAAGTATTTTGATGTGTAAGAAAGTATGAAAAgaacataaatattaggttaaaactcatCACAGGCAATTTGGTAATTCTTGTGGAACTTGGCCTTTAAATCGGCTGGAACCAACAAGTGAGCAATAGGTGGCAGCGTTTGTGGCTGCCGATAATAAAGTAGCGGTTCACCATTGTGCGTTTTTAGTAACAAAGGTAGACATTACTACCATGAGTGTTACATCCAAGGTTCCATCGACTTCATCTTCGGTCGTGCAACTTCCATTTTCAATGTACGTTTTCCCACTAACACATTCTATATAACATAGACCGCCAATAACATACcacattttaacattttttcaaCTTCTTACAGAACTGTGAGATCTTTGTGGTATCGGACAAGAGGGTGAAACCATACGGATCAATCACAGCACACCACAGAGAAAACGCAGACGAAAACACGGGTTATGTGTTCATAAGAGGAAAAGTGTATGGAATCGACGACGTTTACTTAGGCCGAGCCAAAGGACCTTATTCTCGAGTCATCTTTGCCAAGACTTACTTGTCCAAGACCGTTGTCCCTAACGGTTGGACTAACTGGAGCTACGACGGCTCGACCAAGTTAGTCTTTAATTGTTATATTTCACGTAATTGGCAATGTAATTATTATTCATGTTTATACTAATATTCTTGAGACTTTTGATCAGGGATTTATACCATGCGGAGTATAAGTGTCCTGGACCAGGTGCTGATAGACAACGTACGTAGATCAGATTGGGCTAAAGAACTTACCAAACAAGAAGATGAGTCTTTCTTGTCCATTGATTTTGTTGATGGAACTTATTGGCTCCCTGTTTTGCTTCAGCAAGCGTCTTAGTTCTCGCGTTTGGCTTTTGGTGTCTCGCGTTTTGGTGTGGCTTGGGCAAAAAACATAAGAAGAATGTCCTTTTTTCTTCAACAAGTTTCTATACGaaatagttttctttttttttgttttactctTCACTCCACGGAAAcaatatttgttttcaaaacctaaattttttgatatatatgtatatatatatatatatataatatatatccataactaaatattaatgtataaaatttagcggaagaaaataaaaatagacataaaaatattacatatttatcTTTGAAAACATTAACACATTTACCACTTATTAACCACAAACATGTAAAACAAATTTATCTCTGTTTAGTTTTTTACATTGTTGTAAATTAGTTTATTGCATACAAATATTGGTTTgaagttttcttttaaaaaaatattagtttgaaGTTTTCTTGATTTACTTCTGTCCTGATCTTCTTTCCGGTACCTCTATCTAATAATTAACATGCTCTCTATGAGCAATCTACGTCTTTGGCTTTTTACATCCAATAATTCATTCAATATCATAATTTTACAAATTCAATCAAACAATAAAAACAGTAAAAGACAATTGAGCATGTAACACATAAACATCATTCTAAATCTGTGCATAACACCggaaaatagtttaaataatcaaatttacTTACACTTTAGTTTGAGAATAAGCGATCTTACTATTTACTTATACtgatatatatagttttaaatctaaaatgacATAAATGACTACAACATTGATTAGATATTCTAATCAAAATGAAATTGTGAAAGTATGATCCTAATTGTCATTTGAATCAAGTAAAGCTTCTCAAAATTATCGTTATTTACATAAtcacaaaataatattcttaaTTGATACTTACATAAAAGTGAAGAAATCTAATCATATGAATTAGCAATGCCAATCACATATGGGTTTGCAGCTCTGTGTTTAGCAGAAACCTATGAATTTTCAAGAGCTCATCAGGTGTTCTAATGCTTGATAATATGTTAGAAATGTtctaactacaaaaaaaaaaaagagattataGAGATTCCCATACCGTTCATCGGTTTCTAGACATTACCTTTTTGAAATTAGACATTAACTTTTTATGGTACATTAATGTACTGAAGATGAATCCTAGCAACAAATATACTTGCAGacatagacacatatatatccACCACAACATAAACGTCACGGTAAGACTTAAGAGGATTAGGCACATTCCAAAAAGTATAGCAAGATCCAATAATGGTTTTAAAATGGTTTATAGATGCCTTTACTTACTTTGGTGAAGGGAGTCTAAAGTGCCATATTAACTGAATCCCCTTGTGGGTGCTTCctttgtaattttttgtttcaGTCTCTTGTTTTGCTTATCTTTTTTCCGGTATTTCCCCTCAAAGCTTCTTCCGGACTGAATCATCCCAGCTATATCAGAAACCACACCTATATATAACACATAAAattacattcttttttttgtaaactgctTGCATAAAATTACTTACTTCCCAGATATAAAGTTGGAACAAAGAACTTAGTAACAGatatgtgtgtgttttaattGCTATCGTTttgatatataataattaatttcttaatAACTTAATAGAGTCAACCAAAAAACAAAAGTCAAAGAAATTTCTTTTTGGTAGCTAAGAGCAATGCAATCAACGTAAAAATGGATTTGATAATGAATTCATATTAAGTATAACTTGGCTTTATGTTACAAACCAGACACGATTAAATCGCTAGTTTTCATGAGGGCGATGAGTAAAGAAAGTTGAATTATCAACCCGTGTAAAACATTTTCTACTTAAAGTGAAGTTATGATACCATTATGCCAAGCGTTAAATATTATAACACAACtttaaaactaaagttacaTTCGTAATTAACTCACCTGGAAATTATCCAACAACTTTCTTGCTTTTCTTCCAATGTTTACAGAATGCTTCACTTGAAAAGCATGAGTATAGTCCAATGACATCTTCAATTTGTTTCCTGCAAAAATGATCACATATAACTTAGgtgaaatagaagaaaaatgATGCAAGAGAGACATGGAGAGCAGGGAAGGATGGAGTTCATGAGTTTTATGCTAGATTTTTCCATAGGGCCTTAGAACCGAAGGAATTTAAACCTCTGATTTGCTTGTCAGATTTTAGAGATATATAGGAGTATGGGAAGAAAGGCCGTGGATGAGGAAGGAAGGATCGTGGGGGTGTAACTGTTACGATTTACCATAGcatttatcttgttttaattAATACTAGACTTTGACCTTCAAAGTATGTTGAAAagtatgttgatatttgttttcatgtaattattagggttTAGCAAAATGAATctgaggaacataaccgataccgatccgaaaatatagtaccaaactcgaacataaattgattaaatattcgaattattcaaaattttgttatttagagaaccgaatctgatctgAACAGAagtattcgggtacccgaatttatctaaaatagatttatatacttatatatatattaattatttttagatttaacgtatataaaacatcaagaatgatacttttaaattggtttaaatacttgaaaatatatataaatagtcaaaattaaatatctgaaatagttaaagtatactcaaatcaccaaaaatacttaaaataattattgatttcgtatccaaaattttaaatcaagccaattgatatgttaagcttaggtattctcacatattttattcaaatttataggtaatatattattttatttatagattttgagaaatttaaaatataaaatgttttaaaactttaaaaataatttaaatgggttatccaaaCCTGGatcaaacccgcaaagatccgaatcaaactcaaaccaaaatttagaaacatcctaATAGGACTGAAATCTTTGATCCCAAAAACCTGAAACTCAAACCGATCACAaacaaacccgtatgggtatccgaAAGctcatccctagtcattattatatgtcgtatattgtcatcataaattaatcaaattttatacgtaccatcatataagtaatcatataattaatagtattttatatgtaccatcatataaatagttacatatattatatttttaaaatttaatatgaaatataaaaaccataatttgagttggtattttaaattgggctttgtattgtatttttcttatatatactgACAACGTTTTtcttataatggttattgaaaaatagtttagtaaaaatctatttttgaatatatgtatattcttgaatcaatttttgatataaatcaactttgaattattattttgatttgaaatatgtatataaagtttaaattttgttttatggttagattagacaaaaaaaaagttttaggcaaTTAGTTGACCCAtgttcttatattttaaaactggtccggatatatagttttttataatatgatggactttcaattttttcttaataacataagctcattatttttttttcttaatactactatccttgtttccaaacaaaattaatttgttttttaaaagactacaatCCATGTTTCTAAACactccaatttttttaatagtcctattcaagtctccaaatactctaattttgtacttgagttttaataatatagatgctcttattttttgtaaaatgttaattatgtgtaaaattttgATTGGCCAAGTGACTTGTGTTTTAGTATATACAGGATTTTTTGTAGAGTGATTAGAAATTCTTATGTTGTTCGCACACGTTTCATAAGATATTCCATTTTAATATTATACTTGATGATAATCTGCGCCTGAGCAGagtgaatttaaaaaaatatatattatacttaaatattataaataatataaattttgtcATCAATAacctttttatatttgattagaGGTGGACATTCGAATACCACTTGGCTCGGTTCGGATCcttgaggatttggttcggttcagatctttgcgggtttggttcgggtttgggttcggataacctatttaattttttttcaaaaattaaagttcatatatactttaaacttttcaaaatctaaaaataaaaataatatataacatataaatttgaataatgtatgccaaaatacttaaaactaacataaaattagtttaacttaaatatttggataggaAATCAATAGATATATCAAGTATTTTAGGTATTATAAGTATCATTTAGCTATTTTAAACATGTACttataactatttatatatatttccaaGTATTTTGGACAACTTAAAAACGCCTTATATATCTTGTATAttcttttagatattaaatttttgaaaataattaatatatttaagtatataaatcttgtTCGGATATATTCGGATATATTCGGATATATTCGGTATATTCGGATACCTAAAATATTATggtttggatcgggttcggttctggttctctagataccaaaattttgaatccatTCGGATGTCTAACAAATTTTGGTTAAAGTTCAGTACTATTCTTTGGATTGGCATTGGTCCGGTTTTTAtggattcagatttttttttcccaaCCCTATATTTTACTgtgaaaaaattgtaaaagaagaTGATGGTGGTTGATATTGATTTTGGGTATGCAACaatttttaaaccaaaacaCATTTTACCATGTATGTGGCCCATTTCGTAAATCATTAAAAACTGTTCTATGCccatttaagaaaattaatatggTTCATATTGGTTCTaggcaaatttcaaaattaaaatattaaggtctCGATACtctttcaatgcaaattttaaaattaacatatttatgtatttttaaatggtACATAGTTAtttaaacgatatatatatatatatatattaaataataattcaaattaatGCAATtgtatgatcatttgtatcttgttataacaaaaaatttaagtcattgatcacaaaattttgaaagggatttttaacattttttttaatttaaagttgttttaaaattttcaaaatataacatataagaaaaaatctgattttttttattttatggttaatgtgattgtttaatttcttttaataatacaaaatcaaacaaaaatgaggaaagatgcaaaattgttatcaaatatttattattcacaatcattaactattatatatatgttaatcatattaggtaattacgcagcttttatttaagaaaataatacatgttttttatattttaggttaatataatATTCTCTAGTAATTGGATTTTggactaatatttttttaattgattattAAGCTATCACGTAAGCTAAATTGTTATCTTAATTAAGTGATATCTAagcatgatttttttaattagtacaaatttaaggttataatttttttaatgatccTAAACTAATAACTTAGCTAagttataaatcatttttttccaatttaaaatattttcccgGATAATTGATTGAATTAACATGAACGATCCCAACGAAAAGTAGTGTGATTTGTGAATAGGGTTTATTTATATGGTTATTCATACATGTAAATAATGAatcacaaagaaaatataatgtaCTTGCTTTTCATGTCACGTAGCACATAAGTAAGTAGCCCTAGCTTAGTTCAAGCTAAGAAGAGATTTTGTATGAATATTTAATtacttcaaatttttaaaatccaccacctgcaccaccaccaccgccaaaTCCTCCTCCAGCTCCCCCACCTGCACCACCCCCAAATCCTCCGCCTGATCCTCCACCAAATCCCCCGCCGAAACCTCCACCGTGACCCCCGCCTGCGCCACCACCGAATCCTCCGCCAGCTCCTCCACCAGCGCCTCCTCCGAATCCTCCCCCAGCACCACCACCAAATCCTCCTCCAGCACCGCCGCCTAATCCTCCACCACTACCACCACCTGCGCCACCTCCGATACCTCCACCATGTCCTCCTCCTAGACCACCACCAGCACCTCCTCCAGCACCACCGCCAATGCCTCCACCGTGGCCTCCTCCTAGTCCTCCACCAGCGCCACCGCCAATACCTCCACCACCTCCAGCACCTCCTCCTGCACCACCGCCAATACCTCCACCGTGGCCTCCTCCAAGTCCTCCACCAGCACCTCCTCCCGCACCACCTCCTAGACCACCACCAGCACCTCCTCCTAGTCCTCCACCAGCACCGCCTCCTGCACCACCTCCTAAACCACCACCAGCACCACCACCTATACCTCCACCGTGGCCTCCTCCTAGTCCTCCACCAGCACCTCCTCCAGCACCACCGCCAATACCTCCACCGTGACCTCCTCCTAGTCCTCCACCGACACCGCCTCCTGCACCACCTCCTAGACCACCACCGGCACCTCCACCAATACCTCCACCGTGGCCTCCTCCAAGTCCGCCACCACCACCTAATCCTCCACCGGCACCACCTCCAGCCCCACCACCAATACCTCCACCGTGGCCTCCACCAATGCCACCTCCTAAACCGCCACCATGGCCTCCTCCTACACCACCACCAAAACCTCCACCGGCACCTCCACCGCCACCAATTCCTCCTCCAAAACCTTTGCCGCCACCAAAACCAAAGCCAAGTCCACCGCCTCCCAACGTCTCCTTCTCAAATCTCCTACACTCCACAACCCCAATCACCACGACTACAAGCATCAAACTCAAAAACCCAAAAGATACCTTCCCCATATCTTTGATATATTTGGTTTAGTATCTTGTTTAATGACTAGTATACAATTGTGATAGCTCACTTGAACTAGCTACTAActctatatatactatatactaAGTAGATGGAGCATTTATGAGATATGGTTGAGAGAGGCCTTCAACATCTTATTTCCTAACATCTCCTTTCCTGCACACCGTTTCTCCGCATGTTCTCATGTCCCAGTCTCTCatgttcattttcttcttctacgAAGCAATAAATGAGTGACACCCAAGTGTCTTTTTTATATTAATCTCCTATTCCTATCATAACATGTCATCCTTTATTTAATTCCATGTTTACTAATTTACTACTATTTCATATTGTATACATCATTACAGCTTGTGTATCTAACGCgcagagaaaattcaaaacataTTACAGCTAGTTCGAAATAAAACTATAGACAGTGGGGGATCGAAGGTGATGATGCAATTAAATTTCAAGAACATCATACGTCTCTTTTACATTATAGAGCTTCTCAACTACTTTGGATTTGGTAGCCACATTAAATGCAGAATCCCCCACTATCATTTTCATTATTAATCACTCTACTAACCAGTACTAACTAGTAAGTCGTAATCCGTAACTGGAATATGTCACTTATGCAGCCCTTACATAACAAATGTGATATATTTTGCTTTAGAGATTTAATGGTAATTTACATGTCAATATCCTACTTAAATATTCAAATGTATTGTTCTTTTTCGattgaaatttaat comes from the Brassica rapa cultivar Chiifu-401-42 chromosome A01, CAAS_Brap_v3.01, whole genome shotgun sequence genome and includes:
- the LOC103839542 gene encoding glycine-rich cell wall structural protein encodes the protein MGKVSFGFLSLMLVVVVIGVVECRRFEKETLGGGGLGFGFGGGKGFGGGIGGGGGAGGGFGGGVGGGHGGGLGGGIGGGHGGGIGGGAGGGAGGGLGGGGGLGGGHGGGIGGGAGGGLGGGAGGGVGGGLGGGHGGGIGGGAGGGAGGGLGGGHGGGIGGGAGGGLGGGAGGGAGGGLGGGAGGGLGGGAGGGAGGGLGGGHGGGIGGGAGGGAGGGGGIGGGAGGGLGGGHGGGIGGGAGGGAGGGLGGGHGGGIGGGAGGGSGGGLGGGAGGGFGGGAGGGFGGGAGGGAGGGFGGGAGGGHGGGFGGGFGGGSGGGFGGGAGGGAGGGFGGGGGAGGGF